CCTCATGATTATAACCTCCTTTATATATAAAAAGAACTGTTTATTTTTTAAACTTCAAAATAGATTATCATAAAAAACAAATTTAGTCAAGTTAAAAGCCGAGACACTAGGTGCTCGGCTTTATATATTCTACCTTCATAATTAATTTTCTATTGCTCTTATATTCGCCATTTGGCTTAAGACGCAAAAGAAATAACTATAAAAGATTTTTTCCAAATTAACAATAGCAATAACTTGATATTTGTTTTTTCAACCCCTTGCTGTCATTTTGTCGCGTTGGTTAAAAAAATAAATTCTCGTTAAACTATCAAACTCAACAAATTTTAAGAAGTAAAAAAACAAACTACAAACAATTTAACAAGAAATGTCAGACAGACTTTTCTTAACTTCTTCGGTATTAGCCTTTAAACGTTTATGTCTTTAAGGCCATAATATTTTTTTGCATGAGACATTACTGCTTTGGCATATTTTTCGGTTTTAGGATTCTTTACAGAGCCATTATACCTACGTAATGCCATGAAAGAGTTTTGTTTATATCCTTGCTTGATCAAATAGTCAGCCGCCCAGTTTGCGCTCCATTCCCAATTCATCGCTTGCGCACGTGTTACTTCTGGGTGTGCTGAAAGATTAATCTGAAAGGGACCAATTGAACGTCCGTCGTCACCTACAAGGCTTCTACCAAAACTGGATTCCTGCCTTGCTTGTCCTGCCAAAACTTCCTGATGAACGCCAGTTCGTTTATCAACCTGGCCCAAGATATTCATTTTTTCCTCAAAGGAAAGATTTCGACAAGAATTACGTTGCGCTTGTTTACGCCTTGCTATGGGTTGTTCGCTAGACCTCTCCTTCATTTCCAATTTCAAAGTCTGACCAATATAAATTAAATCAATATTGGCAATATTATTATCAACCTTGATTTTCCAAGGATTAATTTTGTGTTTACTACCAAGTTCTGATAAAGTGTCTCCTTTTTGTACAAAATGAAATATCGTAATTTTACCCGGAGGGGCTTTCGCCTCGGCCTCAATTTCCGCCCTGGCTTTTGATGGCGATATAAAAAATGCCATAAAAAGCATTAGGACTAAAAAGGTTTTATTCATCACTTACCTCTTTTTTGTAAATGTTTTTAATAAATACGCCTCTCTTTCATTAATTGGTTCTCCTTCTGTGTGAGTGTTTATAGATTTTACCCCCGAAGCTCTTTTGACGCACATGTCTGGTAATGATTCCTCTCCTTTTAATAAGAAATTGCACGTAATCCCACATTTTGAACATTCATATTGCGGGTATTCTATACCATCTTCTTTCTCAAAACCAGCGAGGTACCACTCTGGTACAAACATCAAAGATTTTTCACCTACCTTTTTATTCATAAGTACAATATCCCTCCTTAAATTTTTTACGGGTTATTATTCAAACTGAGATCTATAATTTGACAAGTATCCGGCAATTCACCGTCATCCTTGATTGTTTCGTCACATGTACTACCACATTGAATACAAACACAATATTTATACATCACTCCTTCTTTTTTTATGTAATCTATTGGATGCCAAACAGGAAACCATATCACCAAAGACATTTCTATCTCCCTTTTGTTGAGTATTTAATTTTCAATGAACAGTTTATTATATAAAAAAGACATTGTTTCAGTCTTTATTTACCTTTTGTATAGCAAGTATTAACCAATTTGTCAATGCTTTTGTGCAAATTCAAAATTTTAAAAATAAATACTCTCACCGTTGACTTTTTTCTTTTTTTAGCTTAAAATGAGCGGATGAATATTATATAATATATCAGAAACAAATTAATCGCACATTAAAATACAAGGAGAATATCGATGGAAAAATTAATTGTTATTAAAGTTGGCACCAACTCTATCGTCACCCCCGGAGACCGCATTCGCAAAAAACTTCTCGACAACATCGCTGAAAGCGTCCGCGTTATACGAAAATATGGCTACCGTGTCATTATTGTCAGTTCTGGAGCAATTAGTTGTGGCAAAATAATTACCAAACAAGCTCTTAGTGACCGAGCTTATGCCGGCATCGGTCAACCAAGTTTAATGATGCATTGGCAAGAAGCCTTTGCCAAAGTGGACTTGGTCACCGCCCAAGGATTGTATGTCAACAATAATCTCCATAAGAAAAAAAATCGACAATCAACCACCAAGATATTAAGCGAATTATTAATGGCTGGCATTATTCCAATTATAAATGAAAACGATTTTGTAACCGACGCCGAAACAAAGGACTTGTTCGGCTTTGGTGATAACGACCAACTCGCCTCATTAATAGCTATCGCAAAACAGGCTGCGTATCTTTTTCTATTAACAACCGTAGATGGCGTCTTTAGTCCCGAAACTGACTTGTTGATTTCCGAACTTCATCCCTATGAAAAGAAGATTGAAAACAGTTTGCAGACTTGGAAAGGCGAAAGCAATGGTGGAATGATTTCCAAGGTTAAAAATGCAAAGACTTTTGTTCGCAG
This window of the Patescibacteria group bacterium genome carries:
- a CDS encoding LysM peptidoglycan-binding domain-containing protein — encoded protein: MAFFISPSKARAEIEAEAKAPPGKITIFHFVQKGDTLSELGSKHKINPWKIKVDNNIANIDLIYIGQTLKLEMKERSSEQPIARRKQAQRNSCRNLSFEEKMNILGQVDKRTGVHQEVLAGQARQESSFGRSLVGDDGRSIGPFQINLSAHPEVTRAQAMNWEWSANWAADYLIKQGYKQNSFMALRRYNGSVKNPKTEKYAKAVMSHAKKYYGLKDINV